A stretch of the Enterobacteriaceae endosymbiont of Donacia proxima genome encodes the following:
- the greA gene encoding transcription elongation factor GreA encodes MIKQIPMTLQGIKKLREELKKLKNIERPKIINSIIEARKHGDLKENAEYQSARESQSFCEGRIKEIENKLSNANIIDITKITHNNKVIFGSTVCIINILTNRIISYKIVGHDESDLKNNLISINAPLSRSLIGKKKNDIINVKTPRGIIEYKILNIKYI; translated from the coding sequence ATGATTAAGCAAATCCCTATGACCTTACAAGGTATTAAAAAATTACGTGAAGAATTAAAAAAATTAAAAAATATAGAAAGACCTAAAATTATTAATTCTATTATAGAAGCTAGAAAACATGGTGATTTAAAAGAAAATGCAGAATATCAGTCAGCACGTGAATCACAAAGTTTTTGTGAAGGACGTATTAAAGAAATAGAAAATAAATTATCAAATGCAAATATTATAGATATAACTAAAATTACACATAATAATAAAGTTATTTTTGGTTCTACTGTTTGTATAATAAATATATTAACTAATAGAATTATTTCTTATAAAATTGTAGGACATGATGAATCAGATTTGAAAAATAATTTAATTTCGATTAATGCTCCTCTTTCTAGATCATTAATCGGTAAAAAAAAAAATGACATTATTAATGTAAAAACACCAAGAGGAATTATAGAGTATAAAATATTAAATATTAAATATATTTAA